In a single window of the Magnolia sinica isolate HGM2019 chromosome 7, MsV1, whole genome shotgun sequence genome:
- the LOC131250788 gene encoding probable calcium-binding protein CML36, whose product MKLIPSFPSKSKKQNKLKKSESNPLSFSSSISSHYSSGTPKSVLPPSPPYNSISSSNSESSSSKPNSTDFDILEVFKIFDRDNDGKITLTELELLFHRLGFEPPTQEELSLMLAEADLDGDGCISLEEFGALSSTLGPAHGSELRDAFDYFDNDKDGRISAEELHGVFLTLGDDGCTLEDCRRMIGGVDAEGKGFVGFEDFVRMMEAQR is encoded by the coding sequence ATGAAATTGATTCCATCCTTCCCATCCAAATCCAAGAAACAAAACAAGCTCAAGAAATCAGAATCCAATCCCCTCTCCTTCAGCAGCAGCATCTCCTCTCACTACTCATCCGGAACCCCGAAATCGGTCCTCCCTCCATCCCCACCGTACAATAGCATCTCATCATCCAACTCCGAATCCTCCTCTTCAAAACCCAACTCCACCGATTTCGACATTCTCGAGGTCTTCAAGATCTTCGATCGGGATAACGATGGCAAGATAACGCTCACGGAGCTCGAGCTCCTCTTCCACCGCCTCGGATTCGAGCCGCCGACGCAGGAAGAGCTGTCGCTTATGCTCGCTGAAGCCGATCTCGACGGCGACGGTTGCATCAGCTTGGAGGAGTTCGGTGCCCTCAGCTCCACGCTGGGACCTGCGCATGGGTCCGAGCTACGCGACGCGTTTGATTATTTCGACAACGATAAGGACGGTCGGATCTCGGCCGAGGAGCTGCACGGGGTTTTTCTGACGCTTGGAGATGATGGGTGCACGTTAGAGGACTGCCGGCGCATGATAGGTGGGGTGGATGCGGAGGGGAAAGGTTTCGTCGGGTTTGAGGATTTTGTGCGGATGATGGAAGCGCAGAGGTGA